From the Oceanispirochaeta sp. M1 genome, one window contains:
- a CDS encoding TetR/AcrR family transcriptional regulator — MGRIKDIQRKNIITQATLVFKERGMFETVMNEIAEKAGITRRTIYRHFETKEDLAYEVMAQMMEQWNEFQIEIFNELQGLGIEKLESFLYQLIRYMEERKDFISFAGEFDFYFKGNPPRDLNSEIKEHYIAIIHNSEDLLMKIVKEGQADGSIHLEDDLELTVFTISNVLWAFAQRIGIMGEGLRLEFGIDPIEMIFCQLKMYTRVLSTRNSSEENKG; from the coding sequence ATGGGCAGAATCAAGGACATTCAGAGAAAAAATATCATCACTCAGGCAACACTGGTCTTTAAGGAACGGGGAATGTTCGAAACGGTAATGAATGAAATTGCCGAAAAAGCAGGCATAACCCGTAGAACAATCTACCGCCACTTTGAAACAAAAGAAGATCTGGCCTATGAAGTAATGGCGCAGATGATGGAGCAGTGGAACGAATTCCAGATTGAAATATTTAATGAGCTCCAGGGCCTTGGAATTGAGAAACTGGAGTCCTTCCTCTACCAGCTTATCCGCTATATGGAAGAGAGAAAAGACTTTATCTCCTTTGCCGGAGAGTTTGACTTCTATTTTAAAGGGAACCCGCCCCGGGATCTGAATAGCGAAATAAAAGAACACTATATTGCTATAATCCATAATTCAGAAGATCTGCTGATGAAGATTGTTAAAGAGGGACAAGCCGACGGAAGCATCCACCTGGAAGATGATCTGGAATTAACAGTCTTTACAATCAGCAACGTTCTCTGGGCCTTCGCCCAGAGAATTGGAATTATGGGTGAAGGTCTGAGGCTGGAATTCGGAATTGATCCAATTGAAATGATTTTCTGTCAACTAAAAATGTATACCCGGGTTCTTAGTACTCGTAATTCAAGTGAAGAAAACAAAGGATAA
- a CDS encoding beta-N-acetylhexosaminidase — protein MKNKINIVPLPRIIEELQGSFIIENKTVVNISPEVSALLMIPAAEEMGREEGSEIILKEGCSSLADLIEGWIEPLRLKVDKLLPIAVKKSKENIIILEMTSSSDSNNSPESYEMKVEKERIVISASRAAGFFYAIQSLIQGIDDSGEIEACRIKDKPRFPWRGLHLDCGRFFQPLDEIKLFLDYMALHKMNIFHWHLTEDQGWRLEIKQYPLLTEIGSQRKETVWGHVTLGGKEDDKVPHGGFYSHEDVRGIVSYARNRGIMVVPEIDLPGHSRAAIAAYPELGVFGRKMDVFTKWGVCKDIYSPEESTISFLENVMKEVLELFPSPWIHIGGDEAVKDQWKQSGRVRELLKERGLKDNHEMQSWFIKKIASILKDKGRKIIGWDEIMEGGAPEDAVIMAWRHEKQGIAAAGQGLPVLMCPCQWTYLDYREKRSPFEPLTISTVNEPFKEANLKHFYSWNPLPPVLNEEEKKLIMGGQGQIWTEYMPGSSMLQYMTWPRASALAEVLWSPAEKRDFTDFTKRLSPVLSLMDRRGLVYHFQGELIEGGTLDPVENEWQEQSFSINQEGKTGRLQILLKRKGFSNYSQISEICLETAEGRLFKDVHEGYTGKFNRLNVYTLGNGTAFDLKGCRLTIRSRACSQIPGKDGSKIKTSRLQWSFRKS, from the coding sequence ATGAAGAATAAAATAAACATAGTCCCCCTACCCCGTATCATTGAAGAGCTGCAGGGCAGCTTCATAATTGAAAATAAGACAGTAGTAAACATTTCCCCTGAAGTTTCAGCACTGCTGATGATTCCCGCCGCCGAAGAGATGGGTAGAGAGGAGGGTTCTGAAATAATACTGAAAGAGGGCTGTTCCTCTCTTGCGGATCTGATAGAAGGCTGGATAGAACCCCTGCGTTTAAAAGTCGACAAGCTCCTCCCGATTGCTGTCAAAAAAAGTAAAGAAAATATCATCATCCTGGAAATGACATCTTCTTCTGATTCAAACAATTCCCCCGAGTCATATGAAATGAAAGTGGAAAAGGAGAGGATCGTAATATCTGCTTCAAGAGCTGCCGGCTTCTTCTACGCAATACAGTCATTGATTCAAGGCATAGATGACTCAGGAGAAATAGAAGCCTGCAGGATAAAAGACAAGCCCCGTTTTCCATGGAGGGGACTCCATCTGGACTGCGGCCGTTTTTTTCAGCCCCTGGATGAAATAAAGTTATTTCTGGATTATATGGCCCTTCATAAAATGAATATTTTCCACTGGCATCTGACAGAAGATCAGGGATGGCGGCTTGAGATAAAGCAATATCCCCTGCTCACAGAGATAGGGAGTCAAAGAAAAGAAACTGTCTGGGGCCATGTCACCCTGGGCGGTAAAGAAGATGATAAAGTTCCCCACGGAGGATTCTACAGTCATGAAGATGTCAGAGGAATCGTCAGCTATGCCAGAAACAGGGGCATAATGGTTGTACCGGAAATTGATCTGCCGGGTCATAGCAGAGCAGCTATTGCGGCCTACCCCGAGCTGGGAGTTTTCGGTAGAAAAATGGATGTTTTTACCAAATGGGGAGTCTGTAAAGATATCTATAGTCCCGAGGAGAGCACCATCTCTTTTCTTGAAAATGTAATGAAAGAGGTTCTTGAATTATTCCCCTCCCCCTGGATTCATATCGGCGGCGATGAGGCTGTTAAAGATCAATGGAAACAAAGCGGCAGAGTCAGAGAGCTTCTGAAGGAACGTGGGCTCAAAGATAACCACGAAATGCAAAGCTGGTTTATTAAAAAAATAGCATCCATTCTAAAAGACAAGGGAAGAAAGATAATAGGCTGGGATGAAATAATGGAGGGCGGAGCTCCTGAAGATGCAGTTATTATGGCCTGGCGCCACGAAAAACAGGGAATCGCCGCAGCCGGCCAGGGACTGCCCGTACTGATGTGCCCCTGTCAGTGGACCTATCTCGATTACAGAGAAAAGAGGAGTCCCTTTGAACCACTTACTATAAGTACAGTGAATGAACCATTTAAAGAAGCGAATCTTAAGCACTTTTATTCCTGGAATCCCCTCCCTCCGGTACTGAATGAAGAAGAGAAAAAACTGATCATGGGCGGACAGGGACAGATATGGACAGAATATATGCCGGGATCGTCTATGCTGCAGTATATGACATGGCCCCGGGCTTCGGCACTGGCGGAAGTACTATGGAGCCCTGCTGAGAAAAGAGACTTTACTGATTTCACAAAAAGACTATCTCCCGTTCTCAGCCTGATGGACCGCAGGGGCCTGGTTTACCATTTTCAGGGAGAGCTTATTGAGGGCGGAACCCTGGATCCAGTCGAAAACGAGTGGCAGGAGCAGAGCTTTTCTATAAACCAGGAAGGGAAAACCGGACGGCTTCAGATCCTGTTGAAACGAAAAGGGTTCAGTAATTACTCTCAGATATCAGAGATCTGCCTTGAAACTGCAGAAGGCAGACTGTTTAAGGATGTACATGAAGGATATACCGGCAAATTCAACCGACTGAATGTCTACACTCTGGGGAACGGTACAGCCTTTGATTTAAAGGGTTGTCGCCTTACCATACGCAGCAGAGCCTGCTCCCAGATACCTGGAAAAGACGGTAGTAAAATCAAGACATCCAGGCTGCAGTGGTCTTTCCGGAAGAGCTGA
- a CDS encoding class II aldolase/adducin family protein: MINVKAKSLICSTALILLKEGFIAKDGCLSIREGMTLYITPEAADLSSLKIENIVEINIESGKTKNGKKANKGMPRHLSLYRNREDINAVINCTSPSVLCLSKAGEVIRPLLDDMAQIVGTSLRTAPDSLNTAGLMKVVKAIKGRNSVLIYGRGALCCSGSMDDAHAICQVSEKACKSWIESAFLGGGHKINFVESALMRFVYLKKYSKQAVNNTLKP, translated from the coding sequence ATGATAAATGTTAAAGCTAAAAGTCTAATCTGCAGTACAGCTCTCATACTTCTCAAAGAGGGCTTTATAGCCAAAGACGGCTGCCTCAGCATCAGAGAAGGCATGACCCTCTATATAACCCCCGAGGCAGCGGACCTTTCCTCTCTCAAAATAGAAAATATCGTTGAAATAAACATAGAAAGCGGAAAGACAAAGAACGGTAAAAAAGCAAATAAAGGGATGCCCCGACACCTCAGCCTTTACAGAAACAGGGAAGATATCAATGCGGTTATTAACTGTACATCTCCTTCAGTACTCTGTTTATCAAAAGCGGGTGAAGTGATACGCCCCCTTCTGGATGATATGGCCCAGATAGTAGGAACATCACTGCGAACGGCTCCTGATTCTCTGAATACTGCAGGCTTAATGAAGGTTGTGAAAGCCATCAAAGGCAGGAACAGTGTTCTTATATACGGACGGGGAGCTCTATGCTGCAGCGGATCTATGGACGATGCTCATGCGATCTGTCAGGTAAGTGAAAAAGCATGTAAATCATGGATTGAATCTGCATTCCTCGGAGGCGGACATAAAATCAATTTTGTGGAATCTGCACTGATGCGATTTGTATATCTCAAAAAGTATTCCAAACAGGCAGTTAATAATACCCTTAAGCCTTAA
- a CDS encoding class II aldolase/adducin family protein, giving the protein MTLQKAREIVCDAGLKLVKEGLVARTWGNISCRVDDNSFVITPSGRSYDELTPDDIVQVQIHDLKWSGSIKPSSEKGLHAEVYILNPDSTAVIHTHQQNASVVAAARKEIPLISDEMGQIIGARIPCAGYGLPGTKKLKTASAAALRESGSKAALMANHGAVCWGTDMDDAFLVATTLEKVCAQFVEQEYKKLSGEKEFSQEKMHDYYLSKIAKGAAR; this is encoded by the coding sequence ATGACATTACAGAAAGCAAGAGAGATCGTATGCGACGCTGGTCTCAAACTTGTAAAAGAGGGTCTAGTGGCCCGAACCTGGGGTAATATCAGCTGCCGGGTGGATGACAACAGTTTTGTAATTACCCCCAGCGGACGGAGCTATGATGAACTGACACCCGACGATATTGTTCAGGTCCAGATTCATGACCTGAAATGGTCAGGTTCCATCAAGCCTTCATCAGAAAAAGGACTTCATGCAGAGGTCTACATATTGAATCCTGACAGTACTGCTGTTATCCACACCCATCAGCAAAATGCTTCGGTTGTGGCAGCAGCAAGAAAAGAGATTCCTCTGATCAGTGATGAGATGGGACAGATCATCGGAGCCCGTATACCCTGTGCAGGCTATGGTCTTCCCGGAACCAAAAAACTGAAAACTGCATCCGCCGCTGCTCTCAGGGAGAGCGGAAGCAAGGCGGCTCTCATGGCTAACCATGGTGCAGTCTGCTGGGGAACAGATATGGATGATGCCTTTCTGGTAGCCACTACCCTTGAAAAAGTGTGTGCCCAGTTTGTTGAACAGGAATACAAAAAGCTCTCTGGTGAAAAAGAATTTTCCCAGGAGAAAATGCATGACTATTATTTGAGTAAAATTGCAAAAGGAGCCGCCCGATGA
- a CDS encoding aspartate aminotransferase family protein, with product MSNGFAISEYHDAEAVIKDLNALISQPIRTLKKEALEKYLEYFENNCQKSKAMLEEAKEVIKGGVQHNLAFNYPFPLAFEKAEGATLTDIDGNEYIDFLQAGGPTVLGSNPEVIRNKVIEVLNTCGPVTGLFHEYEMKLAKMIVKHYPGVDKFRMLGSGTEACMASIRVARLATKKKNIVKMGGAYHGWSDQLSYGNRIPGVGGLESHGIPANCYKYTQEAYPGDIKALKRVLIRNQLRGGTACVILEPIGPESGTRPLPKEYPAQVRKLCDKFGALLIFDEVVTGFRLGMSGAQGYFGVTPDLTIFGKVVAGGYPSAGGLGGKDEYIEFLAGGVGGKKGKKAHVGGTMAANPISSAAGYYTLLEMEKTNAPEVAGKAGDRLTKGLQELIKKYDLPFVAYNQGSICHLETVGTMLFDINLMRFWEIPAKLKEIHKRKDVMTHMGAAYMAEGIVTLAGSRMYTSAVCTDKVIDDALVRFERVFKNIEGVSA from the coding sequence ATGAGTAATGGATTTGCAATATCCGAATATCACGATGCAGAAGCAGTTATTAAGGATTTGAATGCACTGATTTCACAGCCCATCAGAACCCTCAAGAAAGAAGCACTGGAAAAATATCTGGAGTATTTTGAAAATAATTGTCAGAAATCCAAGGCCATGCTTGAAGAAGCTAAAGAAGTTATCAAGGGTGGCGTACAGCACAATCTAGCCTTCAACTATCCCTTTCCCCTGGCATTTGAAAAAGCTGAAGGCGCTACACTTACAGACATTGACGGAAACGAGTATATCGACTTCCTTCAGGCAGGAGGCCCCACAGTTCTCGGCAGCAACCCTGAAGTCATAAGAAACAAGGTTATTGAAGTTCTTAATACATGCGGACCAGTCACAGGACTATTCCACGAATATGAAATGAAACTGGCAAAAATGATTGTAAAACACTACCCCGGTGTTGATAAATTCAGAATGCTCGGTTCGGGAACAGAAGCCTGTATGGCGTCTATTCGCGTAGCGAGACTGGCCACTAAAAAGAAAAATATTGTCAAAATGGGCGGCGCTTATCACGGATGGAGCGATCAACTTTCCTATGGAAACAGAATCCCCGGTGTCGGTGGTCTGGAATCTCATGGTATCCCCGCTAACTGCTATAAATACACACAGGAAGCCTACCCCGGCGATATCAAGGCTCTTAAAAGAGTACTGATACGTAACCAGCTGAGAGGTGGAACAGCCTGTGTCATTCTCGAACCCATCGGTCCCGAGAGCGGAACACGTCCTCTTCCCAAAGAGTACCCCGCACAGGTAAGAAAACTCTGTGACAAGTTCGGTGCACTCCTGATTTTTGATGAAGTTGTAACAGGATTCCGACTTGGAATGAGCGGAGCTCAGGGATACTTCGGTGTAACTCCCGACCTCACGATATTCGGAAAGGTTGTTGCCGGAGGTTACCCCTCTGCCGGCGGACTTGGTGGAAAAGATGAATACATTGAATTCCTCGCCGGAGGAGTCGGCGGTAAAAAAGGTAAGAAAGCCCATGTTGGTGGAACAATGGCAGCTAACCCCATAAGTTCTGCAGCCGGATACTACACTCTTTTGGAAATGGAAAAAACCAACGCTCCTGAAGTAGCAGGAAAAGCCGGAGACAGACTGACCAAAGGTCTGCAGGAACTGATTAAAAAATATGACCTCCCCTTTGTTGCCTACAACCAGGGTTCCATCTGCCATCTTGAAACAGTGGGAACCATGCTTTTTGACATTAATCTTATGCGTTTCTGGGAGATTCCAGCCAAGCTGAAGGAAATCCACAAACGAAAAGACGTTATGACCCATATGGGTGCAGCCTACATGGCAGAAGGAATTGTGACTCTGGCAGGAAGCCGTATGTACACATCAGCGGTCTGTACTGACAAAGTCATTGATGACGCCCTTGTCCGTTTTGAACGCGTATTCAAGAATATTGAAGGCGTTTCGGCGTAA
- a CDS encoding TetR/AcrR family transcriptional regulator, translating to MMPMKYHNDSYDRISQEKKDRIISVALDEFATKGFSNANTNVIAEKAGISVGSLFKYFENKENFFLTVINYGVSQLETVLGSVVASDESLETKLETILRTILSHTRSNENIVKLYNEMTSEGNSELIKRLSSDMETVSAEAYTHVISQAKIAGKIADDIDVRVFAFALDNLFMSLQFSYASEYYKERMKIYVGEDVFDNDELIIQEMMKFISRAFSVKS from the coding sequence ATGATGCCGATGAAATACCACAATGATAGTTATGATAGAATCTCTCAGGAGAAAAAAGACCGCATTATATCAGTGGCTCTTGATGAATTTGCCACTAAAGGATTCAGTAATGCCAATACTAATGTGATTGCAGAAAAAGCGGGAATCTCGGTAGGATCTCTATTCAAATATTTTGAAAATAAGGAAAATTTTTTCCTGACAGTGATAAACTACGGTGTCTCTCAGCTTGAGACCGTACTGGGGTCTGTGGTTGCCTCGGATGAGAGTCTTGAAACAAAACTGGAGACCATACTCCGTACAATTCTCAGTCATACAAGAAGCAATGAAAATATAGTGAAACTCTATAATGAGATGACTTCTGAAGGTAATTCAGAATTGATCAAGCGTCTTTCATCAGATATGGAAACTGTTTCAGCAGAAGCATATACTCATGTTATTTCCCAGGCAAAAATTGCCGGAAAAATTGCAGATGATATAGATGTAAGAGTATTTGCCTTTGCTTTGGATAACCTTTTCATGTCTCTTCAATTCTCTTACGCCAGCGAATATTACAAAGAGCGTATGAAGATTTACGTCGGTGAAGATGTATTTGATAATGATGAGCTTATCATTCAGGAAATGATGAAATTCATCTCTCGAGCCTTCTCCGTCAAATCCTGA